Genomic window (Falco cherrug isolate bFalChe1 chromosome 4, bFalChe1.pri, whole genome shotgun sequence):
TGCGGGCCCCGGGTTCCTTTCGCtcggcccccgccccggggcgctGCTTCACCCAGACGCCATCGGGCACGTTTTCCGGACGGGCGCCCGGCAGGACGGGGGTGGGAACCGGCTGCCGCGGCCGCTGCGCCCGTGGTGGTGTCCCCGGCGAGCTGGGCGTGCCGGGGcggctgctggttttgctggtcTTACTGGGGGTGGCCCTGAGCCCTTGGGCGAGGAGCCGCGGGCAGAGGCAGCCGCCGGTGCCCGCAGGGAGCCTTTGCCCCGAGCCggagccgggcagggccggagcggccggggggcagcgcccTGGCAGCCCTCGACGCGGCTTCTCGGGAATCGCCCGTTGCGGGGGGAGATCCCGGAGCCGGTGGGGGAgcggccgggccccccccccccccccggcgcggGCCCGGCGGGAAAGTCCTCGGCGGATGGGGGGGCTGATGGGGGGGcgattccccccccccctccccgggcggGTCCCGCAGCCCGAACCTCGGTGTCCGGCGGGTCCCCGCGGGCCCGACCATGCCGCCAGCCCCGGGGCAGAGGCGGGGTCCCGCCGGGGtggagcggcggggccggagccGGTGGGGCGGGaccgggccgggggctgcggctCCCCGGTGCCTCCGCCCCGCCGcagcgggggcgggcgggggcttcctgccgccgccgcctggGCAGAGCCGCCGCGCCATGGAGCGGCTCCGGCTGCGGCTCCCGCGGCTCCTGGCCGCCGCAGGTGAGCGccggggcccgccgccgcctcccggggACGGGGGtccggccgggcggggggcgggcagggggggcaCGGCCCGGGCAGGGTCCCGGGTCCCTGGGCGGGGGATGCCCGGTGGGCTCGGCGCTGGGCGGTGGCGGTGGCGGGGCCGGCAGCGGGCGCGGGAGGGGGCTCCGGGCTCCCCGGTCGCGCGAgggcggggggcgctggggACCCGCCGCGGGGGTTCGGCCGCGGGGTCCCGGCACGGGGCGGgtgggcggcagcggcgggagcggggccaCGTGCCGTGCGCCGGCCCGGGCGGCGAAGGCAGCGGGTGCGGCGGGGGAGCGGGAGCCCGGCGGGGCGCTGGCGGGGAGCGGCCACCCGGGTCGTCGTGGCCCCGGCTCCGCCAAACGGGCGAGCGCCGGCTCCGATGCCTGGGGGCTGCCCGGCCCCTCCGTGGAGCAGCCGCTGCCGCAGCGGTGACCCCGAGTCCTGCCCAGGGCGGTGGCGGGGTCTGGCACGGTGCTGGCCGCGGACCCGGCGGTGCCGGCGCTGGCACCCGGCGGTTGCGGGCGATGGTTCGGTTCGGGGCAAAACGGGCTTTTTCCCGGCCGGGGCCGCGTGCGGCcgggctcggctcggctcgggtCCGCCGCCGTGGTTGAGTGGTCCCTGAGCGCTCGCTTCGGCAGGGCCGGCGccgggcaccggcaccggcgGGGAGGTCTGGAGCTCCACGCCGGCAGCTCCCCGGTGCCGGTGCGTGACCCCGGTGCCCGTGCGTGATCCCGGTGCCCGATGCCGCCGCTCTCCGCTCTCTCCCCAGTGATCGTGGAGTGCTGCGCGCGGCTCTGCCCCGGCCTGGGCAGCGGGACGGGCCCCACACCGGCCACCGCGGTCCCCTGCACCCACCCGGGGACAGCGACAGGGCAGCGCTGCCGGACAGGTACCGTGCGGCTGGCACCGTCCTGCTCAGGACCTGCCACCCGTGGCACCGCGTGCTGGCCACGTGTGTCAGTGCTGCTGCGGCTGGGGGCTGGTAGGGGTCAGCCCCCCTCAGTTGTCCCCCACTTCTGCCTCTGCTCGTAGATCCGGAGCgaggagctggcacagggtgggCATCAGCACCGGAGGCCGTGGGGCCGCTGCGGACAGAAGCTGAGCTGTTGCTCTTCCCTGAGACCCCCACCGGGActgctgagccccccagcccccaggggACCCCCGGAGGCCCCCGGGCAGGCAGAGAGGGGATGCGGCCCACAGGGCGGGATGGAAGAGCCACTGAGCACCCGGGGCCCCTGCTCCCTGCCGGCATCgcggagcaggcagctgcaggaagcGAGTGGCCATCTCCTGCCAGCCTGGGTGTGACCAGTGTGGGGACCCCAGCCCCTGCGGAGCCAGACACAGCGCCCACCACCAGATCCCCCCCCCAGACTAACCCTGTAGAAAATGCAATGGCAGAAAGTGCCACGACCCCGCAAGGGACCCTGTTGCATCCACCGTCCTCTGTGATggtgcctggctctgctggggggcagtgggggccCCTCAGTAccctgcagggatggagccCCATGGGGACAGCACTTGTGCAGAGCCAGAGGGGCTCGCACAGCCCCTTGTCCTCAGAGCTGTGGACTGGGGAGGGCCCAGGTGCCACTGTCCCACTGGGTGACAGCAGCCCAGGGACCCCCCCGAGCATCACACTGGCCACAGACAGCCCAGTGCCAGGGGCGACTGGGACATCACCCTttggtggggggctgcagaggctgctgacTCCTATGGGGACGCTGGGGGGGACACgccaggggctgccagggctggggctggcaggaggacGGGGCTCTGACTCCCGCCTGTGGCATGGGACGGACATTGCCTGGCAGGGTCCCCACTCTGCCCCTCGCTCCTCTCCACTGTCCCTTGGAGCTGGTGGCCGTGGGGGCCCTGTGGCCAGCGCAGCCTGGCCAGCTGTGGGGACCGGCCCAACTTCCCTGCCTGCCGCAGGCAAGGGGTCGGGTCTGCCTGTCCCCACCACCACGGCTGGTGCCCCAGGGATGACATCCCCTGGCGTGGGGGGAGCCCTGGACCCAGCCACAGGGATCTTGGGGCCACCCAACATGGAGGGTCCCCCTGAACACAGCCACGTCCCCCTGGAGCAGACCTGGCATCCACCAGCTGtgccggggcagccccccaccacCATGGCCCCAGGCAGCACCGCTGTGACACAGAGCTGGGGGTCGTACACCAGTCAGGGGTCCCCCCGGGGTTCTCCCGCATCCCCCACCCCTGCAGTGCCTACGCTGCCAACCCCACGGCCCTCCCCAGGGACCAGGTGGGTTgtgctggggctcagccccactgCGGGCGCCCCCCCAGCAGGCCCATCCCCAGGGACTGGGCTGCCCCACGCTGGCTCTGGGGGGGATGCTGCTGAGAGCCCCCAGATCCTGGGGGGGACCCCCATGGGGGTGAGCAATGCTGGGCCCTTGGCAGCCACTGCCCCGCCgagctggcagccaggcagcctggaccccccctcagcccctgggcccccccagcagccagctgcgTCCCAGCCTGCGTCTTCCCCGGGGCTGACCACTGCTTTTGGCATCGCTGTCACTGCCGCCACCACCATcacagctgccactgctgtcaccactgccaccaccatcacagccaccaccaccagcccagcactgctcaggGATGTGGGAACAGTCACACCGGAGCCTGGTGCCACTGTACTGCAGAGGGATGTGACGGGGCTGACGGGGGGGCCCCCAACTCCTCTGCCCACTGTGATGTCAGGgtccccccagcagcccaccgACCCCCCCGGCACCCTGGGCCATCGTGGGAGCCCCGGgtcccccccagctgctggtgaCACAGGCCTGGTCCGGCTGCCGAGCAGCCCCAGAGAGCAGCCGGATGCTGACACCCCCCTGGTGACACCGGCTGCGGCAGGCAGGGCCCCGCGCGTGTTCATCGTGGAGGATCAGCCACCCCTCCTGAGAGGTGGGTCTGGGGGGGGGTTGGGCAcggctggaggaggagaggccTCAGGAGCCGTCAGCATGGGGGGGCGGTGGTGGTGGCCCCCGCGGGCGGGCATTGCAGGTCCCTGCTGTGCTGATCCCCGTCTCCCCTGCAGCATCGCTCCTCCGCATCCCCTGCGAGCTGGTGCTGGACATGGGGTTCGTCCCCGCCCTGCAGGACCCCACATCCCGCGAGCACCGGGGTCTGCTGCACAGCTTCAACCGGACGGTGAGTGCAGGACGGGGCTGAACCGGGGGACTGCGGCTGGGGGCCGCCCTGCATTGCGCTCAGCCTCCTCCCGCACAGGTCTCGCCCCTCTTCATGTCGCTGCCCGGGTTCCTGCGGCTGGAGGTGACGGGGATCAGGTGGGTGCTCGCACcgctcctgccctgggcagtGTCCCACGCTGCGCGGCCGTGGCACTGCCGGGCTGCGGTGCTGGGCGCGTGGGGCCGGGCCCGGCTGGACTTGCCGTGGGGTGTCCCCGCAGGGAGGGCAGCGTGGTGCTGCAGTACGACGCGCTGTTTGCGGCGGAGCGGGTGCAGGCGCCGGGGCTGGGCGCGCTCCTCAACGCcgtgctgggctccagcagtgcccggccagggctggtggtgggggCTGCCCCCGTCCTGCGCAACGTGGCTCTGGGTGAGTGTGGGGCATGCATGGGGCTGCGCCGTCACAAGCCCTCCTGTGCCCCCCGGGCTCTGGTGCCTGGCCAGGGGCTGGTTGTGGTGTGGGCACGCGCCTGGCCCTCTGCCCGGTGAGGAAGGGGTGGCACAACCGGGCCCCCACCCCCGCAGAACGGCCACTGGATCCCTGTGCCGCACTCTTCGCCTGCCGGGCCGGCTTCGCCTGCGTGGCTGGGGCAGACGGCAACGCCACGTGCACCTCCCTGTGCCACCGCGGCTACTGCAAGAACCACGGCATCTGCACCCACCCGCCGGAccaccagcccctctgccagTGAGTGCCCCCGGCGCCAGCGCTGGGGTGATGGGTGCTGCCCCCCTGGCGGCTGATGGCCCCCACCTTGGCGCAGGTGCCCGGCCGGCAGCGATTTCTGGTTCATGGGGCTGCGCTGCGACTACCGCGTGACACAGCAGAGCCTGCTTGGCATGGCCGCGGGCGTCCTGCTCAGCATCGTCCTCCTGGGCGCCGTCGTCGCCACTGTCGCCATCCGCCGCttcaagatgctgctgctggaggccaGGGCAGACCAGACCCGCAGCAGGTGGGATGCGCGGGGATGCAGGGGTCCTGCTGGAGGGTCAAtgcccctgcccctccctgggggtgctggggggtcgATGGGCAGCCCAGCCCGGGTCAGGGCCAGCCACGGCTCggtggggaggcagggctggggcttggGCTGAGCTCTGCCAAGAAGAACCCTACGGTGGCTGAtagcggggccggggggctctGGGTGCGGCTGTGTCAGTGACGTGCGGTGCCCggggggggctggtggccccACCGCCGCCACCGGGaagaggctgcaggcaggacgggggtgctgcaggctgctgggctggatgaGGCTGTGGTTGCACCGAAGTGCTGCGGACTGGGACGGGTGAGATGTGCTGAGCCCCCAGAGCCGTCGTTCCAGGGacccctccccaggcacctccCGGGGGGATCGGTGTGGCTGCGGGTGGGGacctccagctgccctggccccgccgccctccccgccAGCGGCTGTAACGCACCAGGGGATTGTTCCTGGGGAAACTCCCGGGAAACAGCTGCGGGGCCGCGGCCAAACGTTGCTCAGTGTCACCCGCtctgcccccgccccgggaaATTTGGGTGGAAACCTGTGAGCTGCGCCTGCCCGTGTGCGTGAGCACGTGCCCGTGAGCGTGTGTGTGGCTGCGTGTGGACATGAGCCCGTGCCTGCACGTGCCCGTGGGTGAGCATGTGCCCATGCATGTGGGCACGTGCTGGTGCGTGCCCCCGGGGTGCCGCAGCCGCCCGGCCGTGCCCTGCAGCTACCGGCGGTTCTGCCGGCTGGACGACGTCTCGGCCCAGTACTGGTCGTACTCCTGGCTGCCCTCGGCCAGCTCGCTGGACAACCCGGCCTTCAGCAACTCGGAGGAGCTGCTGCACCTGCAGATCTTGGacaacagctgctgcagctgccggGAGGACTCCGGCATCACCAACAACGCCAAGCAGCGTCCCGCGCCAGTCGCCCGCCCGGCGTGCCGGCCCAGGTAAAGGGCGCGTTGCCCTTAAGAGGTCTCGCCTTTAATTTGGCGAGTGGGCAGGGGCGCAGCGGGGAGGTGAGGGGGTTTggggacacagcagcctgccctggccccTCTGCTGTGAGGCTGGTGCCCACCCACATGCCCCCACCCTGCGCTTACTGGCAGCGCCAGGAGCTTTAACGCTGCAGCATCCTTCGGTGGCCAAGCAGAAACAAGTGGTTTCTGGTGGTTTTGTGTCTCCCCTCCTGTGTAAGGCGCTTTGTGCGACGGGGACTGGTGGGACAGAAGGGTTCACATCTGCAGGAAACGGTGTGGCTGTGCGCATGGGTACGAGAAAGCCTTACAATCAGCTTCCAGGGGTGTAAATGGAAAAAGGGCCTTGGAATTTTCCTGTTCATGAGCAAAGGGCCACCCCCACCCGCAGCGAGCCCCGAGCAGAGCCCCAGCTCTCGCAACCATCCGGGCAGCGTGCCTGCAGGCTGGCGGGCAGCACGGCCACACCGCGCCCGCTGGAGCAGAATTGCTGCCAGCAGGGTCCTGCTCCTGAGGGCCCCAGGTGGCTTTATCAGCGACAGCTTGACTTTTTGCCCCCTTCTTTTAATCACTGATCGGTTCTCTTCCCAGTTTCCCTTACGACTGGGACACAAGTTCTAGCAGCATGAACGATCCCATGGTGGACTCTGGAAAAGCCAGCGATATCTCGGTGTCCAGCTGGCCCATGGAGCCCATCCAGTGGAcaccctttcccctcctccatcAGCTGTCCAGGCAGCGACCGGTGAGCAGAGCGCGCCCTGGCCCTGCCGCAGGTACCCAGGCTGGGCGCAGGTACCCAGGGCTGCACCCTTTCTCGCTCCATCGAGGGGTGGGTGACACCAGCACCCGGGGGGTCCTCCCAGCTGGAGGGCCGCAGCTCCGCTTGGGGTACAAGAGGGAATTGCTctctctgcagcacaaagccaGACGGCCTCATTCGTACTGCGAGGGGATGGAACTGGTCAacctggagaggagctggaCAGCCTGAAGACCCCAGAGCAAAACACAGGCAACAAGGTTCAGCTTTTAAAACCAACCACATTTTATTTCCACGTAACAAGCTCAGTGAAGGAATTTCAAACACTTTGACAATACAATCAACGCAGGTGTGATGTCAGTTCCACTCGAGGCAGAGTCCTGTAGGATTACCTGCCAAGGTTTTCACCACTGCTTCGGACCAGACTTCAGAAGCCAGCTTTGGCTTGGGACAGCGTATTTCATAGTAAGTAGTTACAGATAAGTGTCTAGTAACACACAATGCTGGCATCCAACAGAGTTAATGACTTACATCCggcaatttgaaaataaagtctAACAGATTTTTGAAGTCACATCATACTATGTACATATATGGTCTGCCCTATAGCCATTTCAGAACAAGCTAAGCCACTGTGAAAAGTGAAATACAAATTAAGCGCTGCTGCATTGTTCATCATGATTAATGTAAATGAGGTATAAACACCAGTATGTTTTAAGcattaaagtttattttccaaaatgctcTCCTTATTTGCAAGTGTCCTCTTGAGCATCTAGCTGGGCACAAATGGTGGGGTCATTTGAAAATGGGGCATTTGAAGTATACCGAGGATGAGGGCAACAGGCTCCCAAAGGTGCTcgaatagaaaaggaaaagcaagctgcAGTTTTCTACACTTAATATATTCTCATCTCATAGTGGGCACGTTGAGGGAGATTTTTGCTAGAATAAAATGCAGATCTgttcataaaaaaatcagtttgctaaaagaaaaatcaaactatGGGAATACAGAGCTATCATATCGTTCGATATTTTCATTGTATAGAAAACAGCCTACAAATAAAGTCACAAAAAATAGACAGTTATATGCTGAGCAGCCAAAAACATCATGATTTATTAATATCTGGAGAAACTTCATAATTCAAACACAACCAAACTGTACATTTTACAATCACATTCTATTTGTAAACAGTTAAAAGCCACTGACTTCTTTTGCATCTTCGGACACAAACAGTTAGAATCAAGGCAATGAAATGATGGCGATTTCTGCACTGTTAAAATTTTTACCCTTGCCTAGTCTTTAATTCATTGACTAAACAAGCATTATATAATACCTTTTGTGGCAAAAAGATGTAACTCGTTACTTTTGCAAGAAAGTATTTGCGAgaactttttaaacatttaaaacttttataCAACAAACAATTCTGTAAGCCCAATAACTTGGTTACAGTATGCATAGTTACTCAGTTCGGCTTTAAGGTACGACAGTTAAACGTTAACACAGTCACAAGAGCAGAAACAGAGCCACTCGATGGGAttacaaaaaaattgtataaCTACAGATTATTAGCAAACCACCACCACTCACTAATAAAAAGACAGCGTCAGAAAGCAGTATGTCAAACTCCAgcttgaagcattttttttttggcagagaaaAGTCTTACAGAGCAATAAGTAT
Coding sequences:
- the LOC114017074 gene encoding collagen alpha-1(I) chain-like isoform X1 codes for the protein MPPAPGQRRGPAGVERRGRSRWGGTGPGAAAPRCLRPAAAGAGGGFLPPPPGQSRRAMERLRLRLPRLLAAAVIVECCARLCPGLGSGTGPTPATAVPCTHPGTATGQRCRTDPERGAGTGWASAPEAVGPLRTEAELLLFPETPTGTAEPPSPQGTPGGPRAGREGMRPTGRDGRATEHPGPLLPAGIAEQAAAGSEWPSPASLGVTSVGTPAPAEPDTAPTTRSPPQTNPVENAMAESATTPQGTLLHPPSSVMVPGSAGGQWGPLSTLQGWSPMGTALVQSQRGSHSPLSSELWTGEGPGATVPLGDSSPGTPPSITLATDSPVPGATGTSPFGGGLQRLLTPMGTLGGTRQGLPGLGLAGGRGSDSRLWHGTDIAWQGPHSAPRSSPLSLGAGGRGGPVASAAWPAVGTGPTSLPAAGKGSGLPVPTTTAGAPGMTSPGVGGALDPATGILGPPNMEGPPEHSHVPLEQTWHPPAVPGQPPTTMAPGSTAVTQSWGSYTSQGSPRGSPASPTPAVPTLPTPRPSPGTRWVVLGLSPTAGAPPAGPSPGTGLPHAGSGGDAAESPQILGGTPMGVSNAGPLAATAPPSWQPGSLDPPSAPGPPQQPAASQPASSPGLTTAFGIAVTAATTITAATAVTTATTITATTTSPALLRDVGTVTPEPGATVLQRDVTGLTGGPPTPLPTVMSGSPQQPTDPPGTLGHRGSPGSPPAAGDTGLVRLPSSPREQPDADTPLVTPAAAGRAPRVFIVEDQPPLLRASLLRIPCELVLDMGFVPALQDPTSREHRGLLHSFNRTVSPLFMSLPGFLRLEVTGIREGSVVLQYDALFAAERVQAPGLGALLNAVLGSSSARPGLVVGAAPVLRNVALERPLDPCAALFACRAGFACVAGADGNATCTSLCHRGYCKNHGICTHPPDHQPLCQCPAGSDFWFMGLRCDYRVTQQSLLGMAAGVLLSIVLLGAVVATVAIRRFKMLLLEARADQTRSSYRRFCRLDDVSAQYWSYSWLPSASSLDNPAFSNSEELLHLQILDNSCCSCREDSGITNNAKQRPAPVARPACRPSFPYDWDTSSSSMNDPMVDSGKASDISVSSWPMEPIQWTPFPLLHQLSRQRPHKARRPHSYCEGMELVNLERSWTA
- the LOC114017074 gene encoding collagen alpha-1(I) chain-like isoform X2, which gives rise to MPPAPGQRRGPAGVERRGRSRWGGTGPGAAAPRCLRPAAAGAGGGFLPPPPGQSRRAMERLRLRLPRLLAAADPERGAGTGWASAPEAVGPLRTEAELLLFPETPTGTAEPPSPQGTPGGPRAGREGMRPTGRDGRATEHPGPLLPAGIAEQAAAGSEWPSPASLGVTSVGTPAPAEPDTAPTTRSPPQTNPVENAMAESATTPQGTLLHPPSSVMVPGSAGGQWGPLSTLQGWSPMGTALVQSQRGSHSPLSSELWTGEGPGATVPLGDSSPGTPPSITLATDSPVPGATGTSPFGGGLQRLLTPMGTLGGTRQGLPGLGLAGGRGSDSRLWHGTDIAWQGPHSAPRSSPLSLGAGGRGGPVASAAWPAVGTGPTSLPAAGKGSGLPVPTTTAGAPGMTSPGVGGALDPATGILGPPNMEGPPEHSHVPLEQTWHPPAVPGQPPTTMAPGSTAVTQSWGSYTSQGSPRGSPASPTPAVPTLPTPRPSPGTRWVVLGLSPTAGAPPAGPSPGTGLPHAGSGGDAAESPQILGGTPMGVSNAGPLAATAPPSWQPGSLDPPSAPGPPQQPAASQPASSPGLTTAFGIAVTAATTITAATAVTTATTITATTTSPALLRDVGTVTPEPGATVLQRDVTGLTGGPPTPLPTVMSGSPQQPTDPPGTLGHRGSPGSPPAAGDTGLVRLPSSPREQPDADTPLVTPAAAGRAPRVFIVEDQPPLLRASLLRIPCELVLDMGFVPALQDPTSREHRGLLHSFNRTVSPLFMSLPGFLRLEVTGIREGSVVLQYDALFAAERVQAPGLGALLNAVLGSSSARPGLVVGAAPVLRNVALERPLDPCAALFACRAGFACVAGADGNATCTSLCHRGYCKNHGICTHPPDHQPLCQCPAGSDFWFMGLRCDYRVTQQSLLGMAAGVLLSIVLLGAVVATVAIRRFKMLLLEARADQTRSSYRRFCRLDDVSAQYWSYSWLPSASSLDNPAFSNSEELLHLQILDNSCCSCREDSGITNNAKQRPAPVARPACRPSFPYDWDTSSSSMNDPMVDSGKASDISVSSWPMEPIQWTPFPLLHQLSRQRPHKARRPHSYCEGMELVNLERSWTA